AATAATAAGCCAGAATCAAGTgcataaattaactaatttgcaaaatagaaaattgataaaaattacCTACTCTCAAGCtaccaaaaatataattataatactaataagATGAATTAAGGATAAgtcataaaatttgattttagcTTTGTATAGGTAGGAGTAGGACATATTTAATCATACTCTAAAATTCCTGTCGCAAAAATGCTGAAAGCTCTTATTGGTGGTCAGAACAtgcatcaactttttttttttttttgtcatcaaAAGGTCAAAATTAATCAATGTTTGGTAGTTATTACTAATGATATAATTAGGTGTCACATAAAGTAAAAGTCATTtggtccaaaaaaaattattgtagggCCATCCCATTAAGTGGCGCTAATTTAGGCAGCAAAAGAACTTGAAAGTTCAAAAGTAGTTTGTATAATACCCCACTTACAAGGAATTGGATCAAATAGGATTTTTGGAGTTTGAAAAATGGTGAAAATATTCAAAAGATGGGGAAGAAATTAAAGAAGAGTCATGTGTAAACTACACATTAAGAccaatttatactatttaacttctttttttcaatCTTTATTCATAAAATGATATACATAATTTACAAGATATTGTGGAATTTATTGGTAATCTCCGGTTAATTTATGTACGAAATAGCTTCTAATTAATTGAtctttcatataattcattGCACTTGCAATCCGTAGCTAAATAAAATTagcatgattatttttttaatttaactatGAAAATTTATCTATGGCTAATTCTTTTACTTTCTTATAGTGGTAAAACTATTGAACAAATTGTGCGAATTTTCTTAATCTCTAGCTAACATGGCTCCCTTAATCTTTTTCCTTGTGGTTGATAATTAACTCATAACATTTTGACTTTTTAAATCTTCCCTCGTAAGTTGAagatatgtaaaatatatttaaaaaaattatatttttttgtgatctAAAAACACAGGGCctgtttggatgggcttaataaaagtagctttaaaaaatatttttgaaagtgctgaaacttatttttaaaataagcaattatgcgtttggataaaagtgctgaagttgctatgccaaacgtgaaaagggaaaaatagaagaaagagatgttagagTTATGTGGGTTATTTgcagattgtataaaaatattatgggcaaaaaaataaaaatgtggtAAACTTAGaacaacttataagctaaaaaaaaaaaacacccctacctcagcttttaacttttgacttaaaataattttttttttaacttaaaataagttattttgagtattgccaaacagttaaataagtcaaaacccaacttttaagtcagtttgaccagcttttaagctgagccaaataGACTCACTAAGAATTTActaaaaactaatttattttttctaatagactaaaagaaaagttaaaagaGAAATTACGATAACTATAAGATCTTATCAATACTTTATAGATTGAAGAAGTAATTACTTTTCAACTTTTTGCATTGTTCAATAGTACTACCAGAATTAAAGGAGCATAATGAATATTCTTTTCAACAACAAAAATCATCACTCCACATTACAAATGGTTCTTAATTAGGACAAAAATGTCATTTCACCTCCAAACCAATTGCCCATATATTGCTACATTTTGTTGACAAATAAACTATAGTAGATAAACCATGAAAACTTCATGTACTCTTTGCATCCTCATCACCACCGTGCTCCTCCACCTCTTCCTTATCCCGGCCCCCTCCGCCGCCCTCCTCGACCCCACCACGGTGTCATCCGTTGACATCGTCCTCGATGACTCGGACTACATCCGTTCAAGTTGTAAAACTACTTTGTATCCGGATACCTGCTACCACTCACTAAATCACTACGCGACTGCGGTACAACAAGACCCCGGTCGCCTAGCACGTGTCGCTATTGGAGTAAGCCTAGCAAAAGCTAAGCGAATGTCAGCTTTTGTTTCCAACTTATCTCGCGAAGCTGACTATGGAGCGCAGCCACGTGCAGTGGCTGCGCTCCACGACTGCTTCTCCGTATTTGGAGATGCAGTCGATCAAATACGCGACTCGTTGAGACAAATGCGTACCCTCGGAGGCTCGAGCGAGTCGTTGAGGTTTCAAATGAGTAACGTTCAAACATGGATGAGTGCGGCTTTGAGCAATGAGGATACTTGTACTGATGGATTTGAAGATGTGAGTGATGATGAGCCATTGAAATTAGATGTTTGTAATCGTGCAGGGAAGGTCAAGGAGGTTACTAGTAATGCTTTGgcttttataaatagttttgcCAATAAGTTATGAATGTTTGATAAGACTACTTTTTACTGACCATGTTAAATTAGTTGTTGACAAGTTTAGGATGCACCAATCATATATCTATTACTatatctctctatatatatactacTCTCTCGCTCCGTTTCAATTTGATTG
The sequence above is a segment of the Solanum lycopersicum chromosome 10, SLM_r2.1 genome. Coding sequences within it:
- the LOC101249775 gene encoding pectinesterase inhibitor 7-like, yielding MKTSCTLCILITTVLLHLFLIPAPSAALLDPTTVSSVDIVLDDSDYIRSSCKTTLYPDTCYHSLNHYATAVQQDPGRLARVAIGVSLAKAKRMSAFVSNLSREADYGAQPRAVAALHDCFSVFGDAVDQIRDSLRQMRTLGGSSESLRFQMSNVQTWMSAALSNEDTCTDGFEDVSDDEPLKLDVCNRAGKVKEVTSNALAFINSFANKL